From the genome of Pseudomonas yamanorum, one region includes:
- the nuoJ gene encoding NADH-quinone oxidoreductase subunit J, with amino-acid sequence MEFAFYFASGIAVVSTLRVITNTNPVHALLYLIISLIAVAMTFFSLGAPFAGVLEVIAYAGAIMVLFVFVVMMLNLGPASVAQERVWLKPGIWLGPVILAALLLAELLYVLFAHQSGQAIGHTTVDAKAVGISLFGPYLLVVELASMLLLAAAITAFHLGRNEAKEQ; translated from the coding sequence ATGGAATTCGCTTTCTATTTCGCATCGGGTATTGCAGTGGTGTCCACGCTTCGCGTGATCACTAACACTAACCCCGTGCACGCCCTGCTCTACCTGATCATTTCGCTGATCGCCGTGGCCATGACCTTCTTCAGCCTCGGCGCACCGTTCGCCGGTGTGCTGGAAGTGATCGCCTACGCCGGCGCCATCATGGTGCTGTTCGTGTTTGTGGTGATGATGCTCAACCTGGGGCCGGCCTCGGTCGCCCAGGAACGCGTCTGGCTCAAGCCCGGCATCTGGCTCGGCCCGGTGATCCTGGCAGCCCTGCTGCTGGCTGAACTGCTGTATGTGCTGTTCGCTCACCAGAGCGGCCAGGCCATCGGCCACACCACCGTAGACGCGAAAGCCGTGGGCATCAGCCTGTTCGGCCCGTACCTGCTGGTGGTCGAACTGGCTTCGATGCTGCTGCTCGCTGCGGCCATCACCGCCTTCCACTTGGGCCGCAACGAAGCCAAGGAGCAATGA
- the nuoK gene encoding NADH-quinone oxidoreductase subunit NuoK translates to MPAIPLEHGLAVAGILFCLGLVGLMVRRNILFVLMSLEIMMNAAALAFIVAGSRWGQPDGQVMFILVISLAAAEASIGLAILLQLYRRFHTLDIDAASEMRG, encoded by the coding sequence ATGCCTGCTATCCCTTTGGAGCATGGTCTGGCGGTCGCCGGCATCCTGTTCTGCCTTGGCCTGGTCGGCCTGATGGTCCGCCGCAACATTCTGTTCGTGTTGATGAGCCTGGAAATCATGATGAACGCCGCGGCACTCGCGTTCATCGTGGCCGGTAGCCGTTGGGGCCAGCCGGATGGACAAGTGATGTTCATCCTGGTGATCAGCCTGGCAGCCGCCGAGGCCAGTATTGGCCTGGCGATCCTGCTGCAACTGTATCGTCGCTTCCACACGCTTGATATCGACGCTGCCAGTGAGATGCGCGGATGA
- the nuoL gene encoding NADH-quinone oxidoreductase subunit L: protein MNMIFLTFVFPLIGFLLLSFSRGRWSENLSALVGVGSIGLSAIVAAYVIWQFNVAPPEGGHYTLVLWQWMSVEGFKPNFALYVDGLSITMLGVVVGVGFLIHLFASWYMRGEAGYSRFFAYTNLFIASMLFLVLGDNLLFLYFGWEGVGLCSYLLIGFYYSNRNNGNAALKAFIVTRIGDVFMAIGLFILFQQVGTLNIQELLVLAPQKFQVGDFWITLATLMLLGGAVGKSAQLPLQTWLADAMAGPTPVSALIHAATMVTAGVYLIARTHGLFTLAPEILHLVGLVGGVTLVLAGFAALVQTDIKRILAYSTMSQIGYMFLALGVGAWDGAIFHLMTHAFFKALLFLASGAVIVACHHEQNIFKMGGLWKKLPLAYASFIVGGAALSALPLVTAGFYSKDEILWEAFASGNHGLLYAGLVGAFMTSLYTFRLIFITFHGEAKTEAHAGHGISHWLPLSVLIILSTFVGAMITPPLAGVLPESAGHAGGAAKHSLEIASGAIAIAGILLAALLFLGKRRFVTAIANSGIGRFLSAWWFAAWGFDWIYDKLFVKPYLAISHVLRKDPLDQTIGLIPRAAKAGHTALSRSETGQLRWYAASMAAGAVLVIGAIIVVAV from the coding sequence ATGAACATGATCTTTCTGACTTTCGTATTTCCCCTGATTGGTTTCCTGCTGCTGTCGTTCTCCCGTGGACGCTGGTCGGAAAACCTCTCGGCCCTGGTGGGCGTGGGTTCCATTGGCCTGTCGGCGATCGTCGCCGCCTACGTCATCTGGCAATTCAACGTTGCGCCACCTGAAGGCGGTCACTACACCCTGGTGCTGTGGCAGTGGATGTCGGTGGAGGGCTTCAAGCCCAACTTCGCCCTCTACGTCGACGGCCTGTCGATCACCATGCTCGGCGTGGTGGTGGGTGTGGGCTTCCTGATCCACCTATTCGCGTCCTGGTACATGCGCGGTGAAGCCGGTTACTCGCGCTTCTTCGCCTACACCAACCTGTTTATCGCGAGCATGCTGTTCCTGGTGCTGGGCGATAACCTGTTGTTCCTGTACTTCGGCTGGGAAGGCGTGGGCCTGTGCTCGTACCTGTTGATCGGTTTCTACTACAGCAACCGCAACAACGGTAACGCCGCACTCAAAGCCTTTATCGTGACCCGGATCGGCGACGTGTTCATGGCCATCGGCCTGTTCATCCTGTTCCAACAGGTGGGCACGCTGAACATCCAGGAACTGCTGGTGCTGGCACCGCAGAAATTCCAGGTCGGCGACTTCTGGATCACCCTGGCGACCCTGATGCTGCTGGGCGGCGCTGTCGGTAAATCCGCGCAACTGCCGCTGCAAACCTGGCTGGCGGATGCGATGGCCGGCCCTACCCCGGTTTCGGCACTGATCCACGCCGCCACCATGGTGACCGCCGGTGTCTACCTGATTGCCCGTACCCACGGCCTGTTCACCCTGGCGCCAGAGATTCTGCATCTGGTGGGCCTGGTGGGTGGCGTCACCCTGGTACTGGCCGGCTTCGCGGCCCTGGTTCAGACCGACATCAAGCGTATCCTCGCCTACTCGACCATGAGCCAGATCGGCTACATGTTCCTGGCCCTGGGCGTCGGTGCCTGGGACGGCGCGATCTTCCACCTGATGACCCACGCCTTCTTCAAGGCCCTGCTGTTCCTTGCTTCCGGTGCGGTGATCGTTGCCTGCCACCACGAGCAGAACATCTTCAAGATGGGCGGCCTTTGGAAGAAACTGCCGTTGGCCTATGCCAGCTTCATCGTCGGCGGCGCGGCCTTGTCGGCCCTGCCACTGGTGACCGCAGGTTTCTACTCCAAAGACGAAATCCTCTGGGAAGCCTTTGCCAGCGGTAACCACGGCCTGCTGTATGCCGGCCTGGTGGGTGCGTTCATGACCTCGCTGTACACCTTCCGCCTGATCTTCATCACGTTCCACGGTGAAGCCAAGACTGAAGCCCATGCAGGCCACGGTATTTCCCACTGGTTGCCACTGTCGGTGCTGATCATCCTGTCGACCTTCGTCGGTGCCATGATCACCCCGCCACTGGCCGGTGTTCTGCCGGAAAGTGCCGGGCATGCCGGTGGAGCGGCCAAGCACAGCCTGGAAATCGCCTCGGGTGCCATCGCCATCGCCGGCATCCTGTTGGCCGCCCTGCTGTTCCTCGGCAAGCGCCGCTTCGTCACCGCCATCGCCAACAGTGGCATTGGCCGCTTCCTTTCGGCCTGGTGGTTCGCTGCCTGGGGCTTCGACTGGATCTACGACAAACTGTTCGTCAAGCCGTACCTTGCGATCAGCCACGTGCTGCGCAAAGACCCGCTCGACCAGACCATCGGTTTGATCCCGCGCGCCGCCAAGGCCGGTCACACCGCCCTGAGCCGCAGCGAGACTGGCCAATTGCGCTGGTATGCAGCTTCCATGGCGGCCGGTGCCGTCCTGGTAATCGGCGCCATCATCGTGGTCGCGGTCTGA
- the nuoM gene encoding NADH-quinone oxidoreductase subunit M has translation MILPWLILIPFIGGLLCWMGERFGATLPRWIALLTMSLELALGLWLWAHGDYSFAPAPGVDPTFALEFKHVWIQRFGINVHLALDGLSLLMILLTGLLGILSVLCSWKEIQRHVGFFHLNLMWILGGVVGVFLALDLFMFFFFWEMMLVPMYFLIALWGHSSSDGKKTRIYAATKFFIFTQASGLIMLVAILGLVLVNFNSTGVITFNYADLLKTKMSLTTEYILMLGFFIAFAVKLPVVPFHSWLPDAHAQAPTAGSVDLAGILLKTAAYGLLRFALPLFPNASAEFAPIAMTLGLIGIFYGAFLAFAQTDIKRLIAFSSVSHMGFVLIGIYSGSQLALQGAVIQMLAHGVSAAALFILSGQLYERLHTRDMREMGGVWSRIAYLPAISLFFAAASLGLPGTGNFIGEFLILMGAFVHTPWISAIATSGLVFGSVYSLIMIHRAYFGPAKSDTVLHGMDGRELIMVLGLAVLLVFIGVYPQPFLDTSAATMHGVQQWFSTAFTQLASAR, from the coding sequence ATGATTCTGCCCTGGCTAATCCTGATCCCTTTTATCGGCGGCCTGCTCTGCTGGATGGGTGAACGCTTCGGCGCCACCCTCCCCCGCTGGATTGCGTTGCTGACCATGTCCCTGGAACTCGCGCTCGGCCTCTGGCTGTGGGCCCACGGTGACTATTCATTTGCTCCGGCACCGGGTGTCGATCCAACCTTCGCGCTTGAATTCAAGCACGTGTGGATCCAGCGCTTCGGCATCAACGTGCACCTGGCCCTCGACGGCCTGTCGCTGTTGATGATCCTGCTGACCGGCCTGCTGGGTATCCTCTCGGTACTCTGCTCCTGGAAAGAAATCCAGCGTCACGTGGGCTTCTTCCACCTGAACCTGATGTGGATCCTGGGCGGTGTTGTCGGCGTGTTCCTCGCCCTCGACCTGTTCATGTTCTTCTTCTTCTGGGAAATGATGCTGGTGCCGATGTACTTCCTCATCGCGCTCTGGGGTCACAGTTCTTCGGACGGCAAGAAAACCCGGATCTACGCGGCGACCAAGTTCTTCATCTTCACCCAGGCTTCCGGCCTGATCATGTTGGTGGCGATCCTGGGTCTGGTACTGGTCAACTTCAACAGCACGGGCGTGATCACGTTCAACTACGCCGACCTGTTGAAAACCAAGATGTCCCTGACCACCGAGTACATCCTGATGCTGGGCTTCTTCATCGCGTTCGCGGTGAAGCTGCCGGTGGTGCCGTTCCACTCCTGGTTGCCTGATGCTCACGCCCAGGCGCCGACCGCAGGTTCTGTGGACCTGGCCGGTATCCTGTTGAAGACGGCGGCCTACGGCCTGCTGCGTTTCGCCCTGCCGCTGTTCCCGAATGCCTCGGCCGAGTTTGCGCCGATCGCCATGACCCTCGGTCTGATCGGGATCTTCTACGGTGCGTTCCTGGCCTTCGCCCAAACCGACATCAAGCGTCTGATTGCCTTCTCGTCCGTTTCCCACATGGGCTTCGTACTGATCGGCATCTACTCCGGCAGCCAACTGGCGCTGCAAGGTGCGGTGATCCAGATGCTGGCGCACGGTGTGTCGGCAGCGGCACTGTTTATCCTCAGTGGCCAACTGTACGAGCGCCTGCACACCCGTGACATGCGTGAGATGGGTGGCGTGTGGTCGCGTATCGCCTACCTGCCGGCCATCAGCCTGTTCTTCGCCGCCGCGTCCCTGGGCTTGCCGGGTACCGGTAACTTCATCGGCGAGTTCCTGATCCTGATGGGTGCCTTCGTGCATACACCTTGGATCAGCGCAATCGCTACCTCCGGCCTGGTGTTCGGTTCGGTCTACTCGCTGATCATGATCCACCGCGCGTACTTCGGCCCGGCCAAGTCCGACACCGTGCTGCACGGCATGGACGGTCGCGAACTGATCATGGTGCTCGGCCTTGCGGTACTGCTGGTGTTCATCGGCGTGTACCCGCAACCGTTCCTGGATACCTCTGCCGCAACGATGCATGGCGTGCAGCAATGGTTCAGCACCGCCTTCACTCAACTCGCTTCGGCCCGGTAA
- the nuoN gene encoding NADH-quinone oxidoreductase subunit NuoN: protein MEFTIQHFIALAPLLISSLTVVVVMLAIAWRRNHSQTFLISVAGLNLALLSIIPALKVAPLAVTPLLMVDDFALLYIALILVATLACVTLAHAYLGEGGTGYPGNREELYLLILLAATGGIVLVSAQHLAGLFIGLELLSIPVYGLVAYAFFNKRSLEAGIKYMVLSAAGSAFLLFGMALLYAEAGSLSFSGIGHALAASGSPAPIAQLGLAMMLIGLAFKLSLVPFHLWTPDVYEGAPAPVAAFLATASKVAVFAVMVRLFQISPAANTGVLSNVLTIIAIASILFGNLLALTQNNLKRLLGYSSIAHFGYLLIALVASKGLAMEAIGVYLVTYVITSLGAFGVITLMSSPYKGRDADALYEYRGLFWRRPYLTAVLTVMMLSLAGIPLTAGFIGKFYIVATGVEAHEWWLVASLVLGSAIGVFYYLRVMVTLYLIEPNLRRVDAELHWEQKAGGVMLLAIALLAFFLGVYPQPLLTLVQHAVMAG, encoded by the coding sequence ATGGAATTCACGATCCAACACTTTATCGCGCTTGCGCCGCTGCTGATTTCCAGCCTCACCGTTGTGGTGGTGATGCTGGCGATCGCGTGGCGCCGCAACCACTCACAGACCTTCCTGATTTCCGTGGCAGGTTTGAACCTGGCCTTGCTGTCGATTATCCCGGCACTCAAGGTCGCACCGCTGGCGGTCACGCCGCTGTTGATGGTCGATGACTTCGCGCTGCTGTATATCGCGTTGATCCTCGTGGCCACACTGGCCTGCGTCACCCTCGCCCACGCCTACCTCGGCGAAGGCGGCACGGGTTACCCGGGCAACCGCGAAGAGCTGTACCTGCTGATCCTGCTGGCTGCGACCGGCGGTATCGTGCTGGTCAGCGCGCAGCACCTGGCCGGCTTGTTCATCGGCCTGGAACTGCTGTCGATCCCGGTCTACGGCCTGGTGGCGTATGCCTTCTTCAACAAGCGCTCCCTGGAAGCCGGCATCAAGTACATGGTGCTGTCGGCCGCCGGTTCCGCGTTCCTGTTGTTCGGTATGGCCCTGCTCTACGCAGAAGCCGGCAGCCTGAGCTTCAGCGGTATCGGTCACGCCCTGGCAGCCTCCGGCAGCCCTGCGCCCATCGCCCAACTGGGCCTGGCCATGATGCTGATCGGCCTGGCGTTCAAACTGTCGCTGGTGCCATTCCACCTGTGGACCCCGGACGTGTACGAAGGCGCCCCGGCGCCGGTGGCTGCGTTCCTGGCTACTGCGTCGAAAGTCGCCGTGTTTGCGGTGATGGTGCGTCTGTTCCAGATCTCCCCTGCGGCCAACACCGGTGTACTCAGCAACGTGCTGACCATCATCGCCATCGCCTCGATCCTGTTCGGTAACCTGCTGGCGCTGACCCAGAACAACCTCAAGCGTCTGCTGGGTTATTCGTCCATCGCGCACTTCGGTTACCTGCTGATCGCCCTGGTGGCGAGCAAGGGCCTGGCGATGGAAGCCATCGGCGTGTACCTGGTCACCTACGTGATCACCAGCCTCGGTGCCTTCGGTGTGATCACCCTGATGTCCTCGCCTTACAAAGGCCGTGACGCAGACGCCCTGTACGAATACCGCGGCCTGTTCTGGCGCCGTCCGTACCTGACTGCCGTACTGACCGTGATGATGCTGTCCCTGGCCGGTATCCCGCTGACCGCTGGCTTCATCGGCAAGTTCTACATCGTGGCGACCGGTGTTGAAGCCCACGAATGGTGGTTGGTGGCCTCCCTGGTACTGGGCAGTGCCATCGGCGTTTTCTACTACCTGCGCGTGATGGTGACCTTGTACCTGATCGAGCCAAACCTGCGCCGTGTGGACGCCGAGTTGCACTGGGAGCAGAAAGCAGGCGGCGTGATGCTGCTGGCAATCGCCCTGCTGGCGTTCTTCCTGGGTGTGTACCCACAACCGTTGCTCACCCTGGTGCAGCATGCGGTGATGGCGGGTTGA
- a CDS encoding helix-turn-helix domain-containing protein: MKRDIFSELVEGLDALADEREGKVTLRSHKVQLSKLAPLTADEVVAVRQQLNLSRSVFAMYLRTNTRTLENWEQGRATPNAQAATLIRLVAKFPETVERLALLT, translated from the coding sequence ATGAAACGTGACATCTTTTCCGAACTGGTCGAAGGCCTCGACGCGCTGGCAGATGAACGAGAAGGCAAGGTAACGCTGCGCAGCCACAAGGTGCAGTTGAGCAAGCTGGCACCGCTCACTGCCGACGAAGTAGTCGCTGTGCGTCAACAACTCAATCTGTCGCGCTCGGTGTTTGCGATGTACCTGCGCACCAACACCCGGACCCTGGAAAATTGGGAGCAAGGCCGGGCCACACCCAATGCTCAAGCGGCGACCTTAATTCGGCTGGTGGCGAAGTTTCCGGAGACGGTGGAACGTTTGGCGCTGTTGACCTGA
- a CDS encoding methyl-accepting chemotaxis protein — MTSQLTGLVSQVADQANRSEKAMERQRHETDQVATAINEMSSAAHEVARSAQGAAVAAQQTDAEGQAAKKVVDGSIAQIHALVSDIRTSGVSLDSLQQDVSSIVSVLGVIRSIAEQTNLLALNAAIEAARAGEAGRGFAVVADEVRALASRTQQSTQEIQGMIDRLQKGTEAAVESMRRSSDAGDGTSAKANEAGASLDTMSQLIGTINSMNAQIASAAEEQTAVAEEINRSVHQIAVAVDSVADETQQGAQTSRSLADLGHRLGQLVGQFRI; from the coding sequence ATGACCTCCCAGCTTACCGGCCTGGTGAGCCAGGTCGCCGACCAAGCCAATCGCTCGGAAAAAGCCATGGAACGTCAGCGTCACGAGACGGACCAGGTGGCTACTGCGATCAACGAAATGTCCTCCGCGGCCCATGAAGTAGCCCGCAGTGCCCAAGGCGCGGCGGTTGCGGCGCAGCAGACTGACGCCGAAGGCCAGGCCGCGAAAAAAGTCGTGGATGGCAGCATCGCGCAGATTCACGCGCTGGTGAGCGACATCCGCACCAGCGGCGTATCTCTGGACAGCTTGCAGCAGGACGTTTCCTCGATTGTCAGTGTGCTGGGGGTGATCCGCTCGATTGCCGAGCAGACCAACTTGCTTGCCCTCAACGCCGCGATTGAAGCCGCGCGGGCAGGGGAGGCCGGCCGTGGGTTTGCCGTGGTCGCCGACGAAGTTCGGGCGCTGGCCAGCCGCACCCAGCAGAGCACCCAGGAAATCCAGGGCATGATCGACCGCCTGCAAAAAGGCACCGAAGCCGCCGTGGAATCCATGCGCCGCTCCAGCGACGCCGGCGACGGGACTTCGGCCAAGGCTAACGAAGCCGGTGCGTCCCTGGACACCATGTCGCAACTGATTGGCACCATCAACTCAATGAACGCGCAGATCGCCAGCGCGGCGGAAGAACAAACCGCCGTGGCCGAAGAGATCAACCGCAGCGTGCATCAGATCGCGGTGGCGGTGGACAGCGTGGCCGATGAAACCCAACAGGGTGCCCAGACCTCCCGCAGCCTGGCGGACCTGGGGCACCGGTTGGGGCAGTTGGTGGGGCAGTTCAGGATTTGA
- a CDS encoding Na+/H+ antiporter family protein, translating to MNAVIAAVGTMLVLSLSRVHVVIAIIVGALVGGLTGGLGIDATLKAFNSGLGGGATVALSYALLGAFAVAIAKSGLAHALADKALLLVDRQEATGGSHVKWLLIGLLWVVAIASQNILPIHIAFIPLLVPPLLYVLTKLQLDRRLIACVMTFGLITPYMFLPVGFGNIFLNQILLANVAKSGVDISHVNVTHAMGLPALGMVVGLLVAVFISYRKKRVYDLEKIERVEQVAVQYNPLTLLVAGLAIAAAFIIQLWLDSMIIGALAGFLIFSVSGIVRWRDTDDLFTEGMKMMAMIGFIMIASSGFAEVLKATGEVQTLVQDSAAFIGHSRGVGALLMLLVGLLVTMGIGSSFSTVPILAAIFVPLCVQLGFSPLAIVCIVGTAGALGDAGSPASDSTLGPTSGLNIDGQHHHIWDTVVPTFLHYNIPLLAFGWFAAMTL from the coding sequence ATTAATGCAGTAATCGCCGCGGTCGGCACGATGCTGGTGCTCAGCCTGTCCCGCGTGCATGTGGTGATCGCGATCATTGTCGGCGCCTTGGTGGGTGGCCTGACCGGCGGCCTGGGCATCGATGCAACGCTCAAGGCGTTCAACAGCGGGCTGGGTGGCGGTGCGACGGTGGCGTTGTCCTACGCGTTGCTTGGCGCGTTCGCCGTGGCGATTGCCAAATCCGGCCTGGCCCATGCGCTGGCGGACAAGGCCCTGTTGCTGGTGGATCGCCAGGAAGCCACGGGTGGTAGCCACGTCAAATGGCTGTTGATCGGCCTGCTCTGGGTCGTGGCCATCGCCTCGCAGAACATCCTGCCGATCCACATCGCGTTTATCCCGCTGCTGGTACCGCCGCTTTTATACGTGCTGACCAAACTGCAGCTGGACCGTCGGCTGATCGCCTGCGTCATGACCTTCGGCCTGATCACGCCGTACATGTTTCTGCCAGTGGGCTTCGGCAATATCTTCCTGAATCAGATCCTGCTGGCCAACGTGGCCAAGAGCGGCGTCGACATCAGCCACGTCAACGTCACCCATGCCATGGGCCTCCCGGCGCTGGGCATGGTGGTCGGCCTGCTGGTGGCGGTGTTTATCAGCTACCGCAAAAAGCGTGTGTACGACCTGGAGAAAATCGAGCGGGTCGAGCAGGTGGCGGTGCAATACAACCCGCTGACCCTGCTGGTGGCCGGCCTGGCGATTGCGGCGGCGTTCATTATCCAACTGTGGCTGGACTCGATGATCATCGGCGCCCTGGCCGGGTTCCTGATCTTTTCGGTGTCGGGGATTGTGCGCTGGCGCGATACGGATGACCTGTTCACCGAAGGCATGAAGATGATGGCGATGATCGGCTTCATCATGATCGCCTCGTCCGGCTTTGCCGAAGTGCTCAAGGCCACCGGTGAAGTACAGACACTCGTGCAAGACTCCGCGGCTTTCATCGGCCATAGCCGTGGTGTGGGCGCGCTGCTGATGCTGCTGGTGGGGTTACTGGTGACCATGGGTATCGGCTCGTCGTTTTCCACGGTGCCGATCCTCGCGGCGATCTTTGTGCCGTTGTGCGTGCAGTTGGGCTTCAGCCCGCTGGCCATCGTGTGCATCGTCGGCACGGCCGGGGCATTGGGTGATGCCGGCTCACCGGCGTCGGACTCCACCCTGGGCCCGACTTCGGGTTTGAACATCGACGGCCAGCATCACCATATCTGGGACACCGTGGTGCCGACCTTCCTGCACTACAACATTCCGCTGCTGGCGTTTGGCTGGTTTGCCGCGATGACGCTCTGA
- a CDS encoding methyl-accepting chemotaxis protein, which produces MSLRQLSIQWKITLLAGLCLLGIVTLLVGLSLYRMAQSSELVKASSMEMLDEAAQARIEAQGEVQALGIRQQFMDAYQYGHGFSRQVLFLREQAEKRFLDAFDLREDLTRQVKAALQANPELLGLSLVFEANALDGKDELFANQQELGSNDKGRFALYWSQPTAGKLTSMSLPESDMSDTSVGPSGEKANAWFTCPRTTLKPCVIEPYFYVIDGQKVLMTSIVFPLMVNGKVIASLSVDINLNSLQAVSQGASQKLYDGQTSVSIISPVGLLAGYSPDAGKLAQRLDAVDTANGAQLISSLSTSTQTRSVRTDHQLKVLAPFQPIPDGKPWGVLLDVPEKVLVAPAEALKSKLDADNAKGTLLELSLGLLAAIVGLLLVWLMARSVTRPILGVARMLEDIASGEGDLTRRLAYDKHDELGELAGWFNRFLDKLQPIIAQVKRSVQDARGTADQSAAIATETSAGMEQQYRQVDQVATASHEMSATAQDVARSAAQAAQAARDADQATREGLTVIDRTTTSIGHLAADMSTAMTQVEGLAANSEKIGSVLEVIRAIAEQTNLLALNAAIEAARAGEAGRGFAVVADEVRNLARRTQESVEETRLVIEQLQSGTQEVVGSMSNSHRQAQGSVEQVGQAVTALRQIGDAVTVISDMNLQIASAAEEQSAVAEEINNNVATIRDVTESLSEQANESARVSQALNSLANQQQSLMDQFRV; this is translated from the coding sequence ATGTCGCTCAGACAGCTGTCCATTCAATGGAAAATTACCCTGCTGGCCGGTCTTTGCCTGCTGGGCATCGTGACCTTGCTGGTAGGTCTCTCGCTGTACCGCATGGCGCAGAGCTCCGAACTGGTCAAGGCTTCCAGTATGGAAATGCTCGACGAAGCCGCCCAGGCCCGCATTGAAGCCCAGGGTGAAGTGCAGGCATTGGGCATTCGCCAGCAGTTCATGGACGCCTATCAATACGGCCACGGTTTTTCCCGGCAGGTGCTGTTCCTGCGCGAACAGGCCGAGAAACGCTTCCTGGATGCCTTCGACCTGCGCGAAGACCTGACCCGCCAGGTCAAGGCCGCACTGCAGGCCAATCCGGAACTGCTGGGCCTGTCCTTGGTGTTCGAGGCCAACGCACTGGATGGCAAGGACGAGTTGTTCGCCAACCAGCAAGAGCTGGGCAGCAACGACAAAGGCCGTTTTGCGCTGTACTGGTCCCAGCCGACTGCGGGCAAACTGACTTCAATGTCGCTGCCCGAAAGCGACATGTCCGACACCAGCGTCGGACCCAGCGGCGAAAAAGCCAACGCCTGGTTCACGTGCCCGCGTACCACCCTCAAGCCGTGCGTGATCGAACCCTACTTCTACGTGATCGACGGACAAAAGGTGCTGATGACCAGCATCGTCTTCCCGCTGATGGTCAACGGCAAAGTCATCGCCTCGCTGTCGGTGGACATCAACCTCAACAGCCTGCAAGCCGTCAGCCAGGGCGCCAGCCAGAAACTCTATGACGGCCAGACCAGCGTCAGCATCATCAGCCCGGTGGGCCTGCTGGCCGGCTACAGCCCGGACGCCGGCAAACTCGCCCAGCGCCTGGACGCCGTCGACACGGCCAACGGCGCGCAGCTGATCAGTTCGCTTTCCACCAGCACCCAGACCCGCAGCGTGCGCACCGACCATCAACTCAAGGTGCTCGCGCCGTTCCAGCCGATCCCCGATGGCAAACCGTGGGGCGTTCTGCTGGATGTACCGGAAAAAGTCCTGGTCGCCCCGGCTGAGGCCCTCAAGTCCAAACTGGATGCCGACAACGCCAAAGGCACCCTGCTGGAACTGAGCCTGGGCCTGCTGGCAGCAATCGTCGGCCTGTTGCTGGTGTGGCTGATGGCCCGCAGCGTAACCCGGCCGATCCTCGGCGTGGCGCGCATGCTGGAAGACATTGCCAGTGGCGAAGGCGATCTGACCCGGCGCCTGGCCTACGACAAGCACGATGAACTCGGCGAGTTGGCTGGCTGGTTCAACCGCTTCCTCGACAAGCTGCAGCCGATCATTGCCCAGGTCAAACGCTCGGTGCAGGACGCCCGTGGCACCGCCGACCAGTCGGCGGCGATTGCCACTGAAACCAGTGCCGGCATGGAGCAGCAATACCGTCAGGTCGACCAGGTGGCCACCGCCTCCCACGAAATGAGCGCCACCGCCCAGGACGTTGCCCGCAGCGCAGCGCAAGCCGCCCAGGCCGCCCGCGATGCCGACCAGGCCACCCGTGAAGGCCTGACCGTGATCGACCGCACCACCACCAGCATCGGCCACTTGGCGGCGGACATGAGCACCGCGATGACCCAAGTTGAAGGGCTGGCCGCCAACAGCGAGAAGATCGGCTCGGTATTGGAAGTGATTCGTGCAATCGCCGAGCAAACCAACCTGCTGGCACTGAACGCCGCCATCGAAGCAGCCCGTGCGGGTGAAGCCGGTCGCGGTTTTGCGGTGGTCGCCGATGAAGTGCGCAACCTGGCGCGACGTACCCAGGAGTCGGTTGAAGAAACCCGCCTGGTGATCGAGCAACTGCAAAGCGGTACCCAGGAAGTGGTCGGTTCCATGAGCAACAGCCATCGGCAGGCCCAGGGCAGCGTCGAACAGGTGGGCCAGGCCGTGACCGCCTTGCGCCAGATCGGCGATGCGGTGACGGTGATCAGCGACATGAACCTGCAGATCGCCAGCGCCGCCGAAGAGCAAAGCGCGGTGGCCGAGGAGATCAACAACAACGTAGCAACCATTCGAGATGTGACGGAGTCGTTGTCCGAGCAAGCGAATGAGTCGGCGCGGGTCAGCCAGGCGTTGAACAGCTTGGCGAATCAGCAGCAGAGCCTGATGGACCAGTTCAGGGTTTGA